One part of the Temnothorax longispinosus isolate EJ_2023e unplaced genomic scaffold, Tlon_JGU_v1 HiC_scaffold_57, whole genome shotgun sequence genome encodes these proteins:
- the LOC139824784 gene encoding uncharacterized protein isoform X3: MAQICCICKKELGMEEDVTFHLIPKREDVKLKWLDAIGREVSKNRRVRSKHFHEHCIFYTCMKNGSIKRCLRPGAIPTLHLTKEMLRHESTITINNNLDSENAINKNLNFENVVDKNLYSENLIAHEDSVKARQVRVDSKDYEQDSFNLEHTTCETQLETENIQIVVNTAIKRLLTQARIHSCGWLSSIATWSNGTLPSLLNIIE, encoded by the exons ATGGCACAAATATGCTGCATCTGTAAGAAAGAACTTGGTATGGAGGAAGATGTGACTTTTCATCT tATACCGAAAAGAGaggatgtaaaattaaaatggcTCGATGCTATAGGGAGAGAAGTCTCCAAAAATAGAAGAGTACGTAGCAAACATTTTCATGAACATTGCATCTTTTATACCTGCATGAAAAATGGAAGCATAAAAAGATGTTTGCGTCCAGGAGCTATTCCTACATTGCATCTTACGAAAGAAATGTTAag GCATGAAAGTACTATTACCATAAATAACAATCTGGATTCtgaaaatgcaattaataaaaatctgaattttgaaaatgtggttgataaaaatttatattctgaAAATCTGATTGCACATGA AGATAGTGTAAAAGCCAGGCAAGTACGTGTGGACAGTAAGGATTACGAACAAGATTCCTTTAACCTTGAACATACAACATGTGAAACACAATTAGAAActgaaaatattcaaatagtAGTCAATACAGCAATAAAAAG GCTCCTGACACAGGCCCGTATTCATAGCTGTGGGTGGTTGTCCTCAATCGCAACGTGGTCAAACGGGACGCTCCCgtctcttttaaatataattgaatag
- the LOC139824784 gene encoding uncharacterized protein isoform X2, producing MAQICCICKKELGMEEDVTFHLIPKREDVKLKWLDAIGREVSKNRRVRSKHFHEHCIFYTCMKNGSIKRCLRPGAIPTLHLTKEMLRHESTITINNNLDSENAINKNLNFENVVDKNLYSENLIAHEDSVKARQVRVDSKDYEQDSFNLEHTTCETQLETENIQIVVNTAIKRKSESGEVNQKRRRLTNRYVGDFCRDDFTSVHNWKLFRKYYEETLQKLKVFQARDRRKSS from the exons ATGGCACAAATATGCTGCATCTGTAAGAAAGAACTTGGTATGGAGGAAGATGTGACTTTTCATCT tATACCGAAAAGAGaggatgtaaaattaaaatggcTCGATGCTATAGGGAGAGAAGTCTCCAAAAATAGAAGAGTACGTAGCAAACATTTTCATGAACATTGCATCTTTTATACCTGCATGAAAAATGGAAGCATAAAAAGATGTTTGCGTCCAGGAGCTATTCCTACATTGCATCTTACGAAAGAAATGTTAag GCATGAAAGTACTATTACCATAAATAACAATCTGGATTCtgaaaatgcaattaataaaaatctgaattttgaaaatgtggttgataaaaatttatattctgaAAATCTGATTGCACATGA AGATAGTGTAAAAGCCAGGCAAGTACGTGTGGACAGTAAGGATTACGAACAAGATTCCTTTAACCTTGAACATACAACATGTGAAACACAATTAGAAActgaaaatattcaaatagtAGTCAATACAGCAATAAAAAG aaaaagtgaaagtggaGAAGTTAACCAAAAACGCCGTCGTCTTACAAATAGATATGTTGGTGATTTTTGTCGTGATGATTTTACATCTGTTCATAATtggaaattatttagaaagtaTTATGAAGAAACATtacaaaagttaaaagtttttCAAGCAAGGGATAGacgtaaaa GCTCCTGA
- the LOC139824784 gene encoding uncharacterized protein isoform X1 has translation MAQICCICKKELGMEEDVTFHLIPKREDVKLKWLDAIGREVSKNRRVRSKHFHEHCIFYTCMKNGSIKRCLRPGAIPTLHLTKEMLRHESTITINNNLDSENAINKNLNFENVVDKNLYSENLIAHEDSVKARQVRVDSKDYEQDSFNLEHTTCETQLETENIQIVVNTAIKRKSESGEVNQKRRRLTNRYVGDFCRDDFTSVHNWKLFRKYYEETLQKLKVFQARDRRKSKRIKTLKDTIVHLKNNGLISSEVATVMEVSKI, from the exons ATGGCACAAATATGCTGCATCTGTAAGAAAGAACTTGGTATGGAGGAAGATGTGACTTTTCATCT tATACCGAAAAGAGaggatgtaaaattaaaatggcTCGATGCTATAGGGAGAGAAGTCTCCAAAAATAGAAGAGTACGTAGCAAACATTTTCATGAACATTGCATCTTTTATACCTGCATGAAAAATGGAAGCATAAAAAGATGTTTGCGTCCAGGAGCTATTCCTACATTGCATCTTACGAAAGAAATGTTAag GCATGAAAGTACTATTACCATAAATAACAATCTGGATTCtgaaaatgcaattaataaaaatctgaattttgaaaatgtggttgataaaaatttatattctgaAAATCTGATTGCACATGA AGATAGTGTAAAAGCCAGGCAAGTACGTGTGGACAGTAAGGATTACGAACAAGATTCCTTTAACCTTGAACATACAACATGTGAAACACAATTAGAAActgaaaatattcaaatagtAGTCAATACAGCAATAAAAAG aaaaagtgaaagtggaGAAGTTAACCAAAAACGCCGTCGTCTTACAAATAGATATGTTGGTGATTTTTGTCGTGATGATTTTACATCTGTTCATAATtggaaattatttagaaagtaTTATGAAGAAACATtacaaaagttaaaagtttttCAAGCAAGGGATAGacgtaaaagtaaaagaattaaaactttaaaggATACAATAGttcatttgaaaaataacggATTGATTTCTAGCGAGGTTGCTACTGTTATGGAAGTAAGTAAAATATGA
- the LOC139824784 gene encoding uncharacterized protein isoform X4, with the protein MKNGSIKRCLRPGAIPTLHLTKEMLRHESTITINNNLDSENAINKNLNFENVVDKNLYSENLIAHEDSVKARQVRVDSKDYEQDSFNLEHTTCETQLETENIQIVVNTAIKRKSESGEVNQKRRRLTNRYVGDFCRDDFTSVHNWKLFRKYYEETLQKLKVFQARDRRKSKRIKTLKDTIVHLKNNGLISSEVATVMEVSKI; encoded by the exons ATGAAAAATGGAAGCATAAAAAGATGTTTGCGTCCAGGAGCTATTCCTACATTGCATCTTACGAAAGAAATGTTAag GCATGAAAGTACTATTACCATAAATAACAATCTGGATTCtgaaaatgcaattaataaaaatctgaattttgaaaatgtggttgataaaaatttatattctgaAAATCTGATTGCACATGA AGATAGTGTAAAAGCCAGGCAAGTACGTGTGGACAGTAAGGATTACGAACAAGATTCCTTTAACCTTGAACATACAACATGTGAAACACAATTAGAAActgaaaatattcaaatagtAGTCAATACAGCAATAAAAAG aaaaagtgaaagtggaGAAGTTAACCAAAAACGCCGTCGTCTTACAAATAGATATGTTGGTGATTTTTGTCGTGATGATTTTACATCTGTTCATAATtggaaattatttagaaagtaTTATGAAGAAACATtacaaaagttaaaagtttttCAAGCAAGGGATAGacgtaaaagtaaaagaattaaaactttaaaggATACAATAGttcatttgaaaaataacggATTGATTTCTAGCGAGGTTGCTACTGTTATGGAAGTAAGTAAAATATGA